In the genome of Massilibacillus massiliensis, one region contains:
- the addA gene encoding helicase-exonuclease AddAB subunit AddA encodes MMAWSEAQLKAITTYDKNLLVAAAAGSGKTSVLVERIIRRILDEKAQFHIDQVLVVTFTNAAAAEMRERIGNAISKALKEHPQSRHLERQLVLLNAASISTLHAFCQMVIRQNFHLLDIDPKFRLANEQEIQLLKQDVLENLFEDQYVRSEPDFLNFVDHYGNERGDEALYEMVLRLHRFSCSQPYPQIWLNQLKESFTIPADTDIDTTVWAGIIRQQLTLSLLECQHIMDELLLNAQQIGFDFYVPTFEADLQLLEGLLKAVDLPWDSLQKAMFAVKFATMARAPKETDEALKKRCSDQRNKVKKIIQTLREHYFTVTGSEQIADLIQVAPMMATICDLTIAFAERFAAAKRVKAIADFNDLEHFCLAILTDETSTPEEVKPSAVAKALQEKYKEVMVDEYQDTNGVQEAILSLVRKAAQPNLFLVGDVKQSVYRFRLAEPALFLEKYHSYPSRGDAFCRIDLAQNFRSRPEILAAINFIFMQLMSPKVAELAYGEAEKLNPGPGYPLTDQPIVSTAIELCIVDQGNAVKAADDDVMQQEKELEETAEESEDLSGFALEAAFIAERIQGLMTEAPYVFDKEAKTYRPLAWRDIVILMRSVKNKANVLLETLRNADIPSYAAVDSGYFQEVEIQIMLALLHVIDNPYQDIPLASVMHAPIVGLSTVELAAVRLVLPKADLWSAVLRASAPESTVQEATKVKLSRFVQQVSRWRNLARRKSVPELIWQLFRDTGYYDYVGGMPGGILRQANLRMLYDRAGQYETTNFRGLFRFLRFIEKMRDTGTDLAVARTLGESENVVRIMSIHKSKGLEFPVVLVADLGKPFNLLDSRGNLLMHKTLGLGPFVTDSELQFKYPTIARQAIAYKMNMESKAEELRVLYVALTRAREKLILVGSTAKLAAKVNGWCQYIGSNDRLLPDYAIAGANTYLDWVCLAVARHADGAPLRNLADTTEMRINASHEDTSRWQVKIIAAADILQSTAIEEEDGAWLQKIKALLPLEASEAKTWVDKTLDWQYPDQTTKDVPAKLSVTEMKRRFDLAQQADNSEETIFKKPKIISRPRFVQEKTKLTGAEYGTLMHSVMQYVDIWGDLSLGGLQAQLQHMVLEEKVLPEHVESINLEAVQAFFSGSIGKRMLASDKIRRELPFSVMLQAKRFYPEMKNAEEKIFVQGIIDVIFDEPDGMVLVDYKTDRSFHETELREKYALQIDLYAEAIEKILKKKVKEKYLYLFHAGKVLAMQ; translated from the coding sequence ATGATGGCGTGGTCAGAGGCACAGCTTAAAGCGATTACAACGTATGATAAAAATTTACTCGTAGCTGCAGCGGCAGGATCGGGAAAAACCTCGGTGTTGGTTGAGCGAATCATTCGCCGAATTTTAGATGAGAAAGCACAGTTTCACATCGATCAAGTTCTCGTTGTGACGTTTACGAATGCAGCGGCAGCTGAAATGCGGGAACGCATCGGCAATGCGATCAGCAAAGCGCTCAAAGAACATCCGCAGTCTAGGCATTTAGAACGACAGCTGGTTCTTTTGAATGCGGCTTCTATTTCAACGTTGCATGCGTTTTGTCAAATGGTGATTCGTCAAAATTTTCATCTTCTTGATATTGATCCAAAATTTCGTTTAGCAAATGAGCAGGAAATTCAGCTTTTAAAACAAGATGTGTTGGAAAATCTATTTGAAGATCAATATGTACGTTCAGAACCTGATTTTTTGAACTTTGTCGATCATTACGGCAATGAACGCGGTGATGAAGCACTGTATGAAATGGTTTTGCGATTACATCGTTTTTCCTGCAGTCAACCCTATCCACAGATATGGCTGAATCAATTGAAAGAGAGTTTTACGATTCCGGCAGATACGGATATCGATACAACGGTATGGGCAGGCATCATTCGCCAGCAGCTTACCTTATCACTGCTTGAATGTCAGCATATCATGGATGAGCTGTTGCTTAACGCGCAGCAAATTGGTTTTGATTTTTACGTGCCGACATTTGAAGCAGATCTTCAATTGCTTGAAGGGCTGTTAAAAGCCGTAGATTTACCCTGGGATAGTTTGCAGAAAGCAATGTTTGCGGTCAAGTTTGCGACGATGGCGAGAGCACCGAAAGAAACCGATGAAGCATTGAAAAAGCGCTGCAGTGATCAGCGTAATAAGGTAAAAAAAATCATCCAAACATTAAGAGAGCATTATTTTACGGTAACAGGCAGTGAGCAGATTGCAGATTTGATTCAAGTCGCACCGATGATGGCAACGATTTGCGACTTAACGATTGCATTTGCAGAGCGGTTCGCTGCAGCAAAACGTGTGAAGGCAATTGCCGATTTTAATGATTTAGAACATTTTTGTTTAGCAATATTAACAGATGAAACTTCTACGCCGGAGGAGGTAAAACCATCCGCTGTTGCTAAAGCACTGCAAGAAAAGTACAAAGAAGTTATGGTAGATGAATATCAAGATACAAATGGTGTGCAAGAGGCTATTTTATCCTTGGTACGCAAGGCTGCGCAGCCAAATTTATTTTTGGTTGGTGATGTAAAGCAGAGTGTATATCGATTTCGTTTGGCAGAGCCTGCATTATTTCTTGAAAAATATCATAGCTATCCGTCACGGGGCGATGCATTTTGCCGCATTGATTTAGCACAAAATTTCCGCAGTCGGCCGGAAATTTTGGCGGCAATTAATTTTATCTTTATGCAGTTGATGTCACCGAAAGTCGCTGAATTGGCATATGGTGAGGCAGAGAAGTTAAACCCAGGCCCCGGCTATCCGTTGACAGACCAGCCGATTGTTTCTACGGCGATTGAGCTTTGTATCGTAGATCAAGGCAACGCTGTTAAAGCAGCCGATGATGATGTAATGCAGCAAGAAAAAGAACTAGAGGAGACTGCGGAAGAAAGCGAAGACCTTTCTGGTTTTGCACTAGAAGCCGCTTTTATTGCAGAGCGTATTCAAGGTTTAATGACAGAAGCTCCCTATGTGTTTGATAAAGAAGCAAAAACATATCGTCCACTGGCTTGGCGTGATATTGTGATTTTGATGCGTTCGGTTAAAAATAAAGCAAATGTGCTCTTAGAAACTTTGCGTAATGCAGATATTCCTTCTTATGCGGCAGTGGATTCCGGTTATTTTCAAGAAGTTGAAATTCAGATTATGTTAGCGCTGTTACACGTCATTGACAATCCTTACCAAGATATTCCGCTTGCGAGTGTGATGCACGCACCGATTGTTGGCTTATCTACGGTAGAACTTGCGGCAGTCCGCTTGGTTTTACCAAAAGCAGATTTGTGGTCGGCTGTATTACGGGCAAGTGCGCCTGAGAGCACAGTACAGGAAGCAACGAAAGTAAAATTAAGCCGCTTTGTCCAGCAAGTCAGTCGATGGCGCAATTTAGCGAGACGGAAAAGCGTGCCGGAACTTATTTGGCAGTTGTTTCGTGATACCGGGTATTACGATTATGTGGGTGGAATGCCGGGGGGGATACTGCGGCAGGCCAATCTCAGGATGCTGTATGACCGGGCAGGACAATATGAAACGACAAATTTCCGAGGCTTATTCAGATTTCTGCGGTTTATCGAAAAAATGCGTGATACAGGGACAGATCTAGCTGTAGCAAGGACATTGGGAGAAAGTGAAAATGTCGTGCGCATTATGAGCATTCATAAGAGCAAGGGGCTGGAGTTCCCTGTTGTGCTTGTTGCGGATCTTGGTAAACCGTTCAATTTACTTGACAGCCGCGGTAATTTACTCATGCATAAAACATTAGGTTTGGGGCCGTTTGTTACGGATAGTGAACTGCAGTTTAAATATCCAACGATTGCAAGGCAGGCCATCGCTTACAAAATGAATATGGAAAGCAAAGCCGAAGAACTGCGGGTACTCTATGTCGCGTTAACAAGGGCACGTGAAAAATTGATTTTAGTTGGTTCAACGGCAAAACTTGCAGCGAAAGTCAATGGATGGTGTCAGTATATCGGGTCAAATGATCGACTCTTGCCTGATTACGCTATCGCTGGTGCAAATACATATTTGGATTGGGTTTGTCTGGCGGTTGCCAGGCATGCGGACGGAGCGCCTTTGAGAAATTTGGCGGATACGACAGAAATGCGCATCAATGCCAGTCATGAGGATACTTCGCGCTGGCAGGTAAAGATCATCGCTGCAGCCGATATTTTGCAAAGCACTGCGATCGAAGAAGAGGATGGGGCGTGGCTGCAAAAGATCAAAGCACTTTTGCCATTGGAAGCAAGTGAGGCAAAAACTTGGGTGGATAAAACGCTGGATTGGCAGTATCCAGATCAGACGACCAAAGACGTGCCTGCAAAACTATCGGTAACTGAGATGAAACGTCGTTTTGATCTGGCGCAGCAAGCAGACAATTCGGAGGAGACAATCTTTAAAAAGCCAAAGATCATTTCTCGGCCACGTTTTGTGCAGGAGAAGACAAAATTGACCGGTGCAGAGTATGGAACCTTGATGCATAGTGTGATGCAGTATGTTGACATTTGGGGCGATCTATCCTTGGGAGGTCTACAGGCGCAACTGCAGCATATGGTACTTGAAGAGAAGGTTTTGCCGGAACATGTGGAAAGCATCAATTTGGAGGCCGTACAAGCATTTTTTTCGGGCAGTATTGGGAAGCGGATGCTTGCTTCAGATAAAATTCGCCGGGAACTTCCGTTTAGTGTCATGCTGCAAGCAAAACGTTTTTATCCGGAGATGAAAAATGCGGAAGAAAAGATCTTTGTACAGGGGATTATTGATGTCATTTTTGATGAACCCGATGGGATGGTGTTAGTCGATTACAAAACGGATCGTTCTTTTCATGAAACGGAACTGAGAGAAAAATATGCTTTGCAGATTGACCTTTATGCAGAGGCAATTGAAAAAATTTTAAAGAAAAAAGTGAAAGAAAAATATTTATATTTATTCCATGCTGGGAAAGTATTGGCGATGCAATAG
- a CDS encoding magnesium transporter CorA family protein has translation MLRIFKSLESGPLNELSIKNIERGAWIHLVNPTPYELKVISTITEVEIDLLKSALDEEERSHTELEDNCVMVVTNVPIMRNKDSYDTLPLGIILTQDYIITVILEDNPVLSEFNETTARNFRTFKKTRFLFQILYKSATLYLKYLRQISKLSDDMEKRLRKSMKNQELLQLLELQKGLTYFNASLRSNGAVLDKLLRLRSSHNLQHIVKMYEEDEDLLEDVIIENKQAKEMVEMYSKILSRVADTFASIISNNLNLVMRFLTSITIILAIPTMISSFFGMNVPVPFAGVENGFLYVSIIASLLTFICIFGLWKKDMF, from the coding sequence ATGCTTAGAATTTTTAAAAGCTTAGAAAGCGGTCCGCTTAATGAGTTAAGCATAAAAAATATTGAACGGGGTGCCTGGATTCATCTGGTAAATCCAACACCTTATGAACTAAAAGTCATCAGTACGATCACAGAAGTTGAAATAGATCTTCTCAAATCCGCACTTGATGAAGAAGAACGCTCGCATACTGAATTGGAAGATAATTGTGTAATGGTTGTTACGAACGTACCTATTATGCGTAATAAAGACAGTTATGATACATTACCGCTCGGTATTATTTTAACGCAGGATTACATCATCACTGTTATTTTAGAAGATAATCCTGTTCTTTCTGAATTTAATGAAACTACAGCTCGTAATTTTAGAACCTTTAAAAAAACGCGCTTTTTATTTCAAATTTTATATAAATCAGCAACTTTATATTTAAAATATTTAAGACAAATCAGTAAGCTATCAGATGATATGGAAAAAAGACTGCGTAAATCTATGAAAAACCAAGAACTCCTGCAACTACTAGAATTACAAAAAGGCTTAACTTACTTTAATGCTTCTCTCCGTTCGAACGGTGCTGTGCTCGATAAATTATTACGCCTTCGTTCTAGTCACAACTTGCAGCATATTGTAAAAATGTACGAAGAAGACGAAGATCTGCTTGAAGACGTTATCATAGAAAATAAACAGGCTAAAGAAATGGTTGAAATGTACAGCAAAATTTTGAGCCGAGTTGCAGATACATTCGCTTCAATTATCTCTAACAACTTGAACTTGGTGATGAGATTTTTAACTTCTATCACAATCATACTTGCGATTCCAACCATGATTTCAAGTTTTTTTGGAATGAATGTGCCAGTCCCTTTTGCAGGCGTTGAAAATGGATTTTTATATGTCTCAATCATCGCCTCACTCTTGACTTTTATCTGTATATTTGGACTTTGGAAAAAGGATATGTTTTAG
- a CDS encoding DUF6622 family protein, whose translation MEKIWQIVMHTPIWVYILLLYLIFVGVRAAKTRVTKLYHIVIMPMILFTMSILMLVGTITECNGVVVGSWSIGLVIGSIGGWRQVKNNEIQVDRKNWLIRIPGSWSSMWIILLIFAIRYYFGYQKAILSIVVEQLWFKVSILGSSGLCTGLIIGKMLRYFVCFKNAESRENGKSLV comes from the coding sequence ATGGAGAAAATTTGGCAGATTGTAATGCATACACCGATTTGGGTTTATATTCTATTGCTATATCTGATTTTTGTTGGTGTAAGAGCAGCGAAAACACGTGTTACAAAACTATATCATATCGTTATCATGCCTATGATTTTGTTTACGATGTCAATCCTTATGCTAGTTGGTACAATTACAGAATGTAATGGAGTCGTCGTTGGCAGTTGGAGCATTGGCTTGGTGATCGGCAGTATCGGCGGCTGGAGACAGGTAAAGAACAACGAGATACAGGTGGATCGAAAGAATTGGCTGATCCGCATTCCGGGTTCGTGGAGTTCAATGTGGATTATACTGCTCATTTTTGCGATACGATATTATTTTGGATATCAGAAGGCAATTCTTTCAATTGTTGTTGAGCAGTTATGGTTTAAAGTGAGTATCTTAGGTAGTTCTGGTTTGTGTACGGGGTTGATTATTGGAAAAATGCTTAGGTATTTTGTTTGTTTTAAAAATGCAGAGAGTAGAGAGAACGGGAAATCTTTAGTATGA